The genomic segment GATTTAGATGTTGTTCGTCAGATTGTTGCTGCTTTGGAGCCACAGAATCCTACTTTTGGTGTAGATGATGTGGTGTCGCACCTACAGCTACATCCAGAGCTAGCAGCTCGTAACTTGGCTACGGTTCGCAATGAAGGTTACTTAAGGTCATTGGCGGAAGATGCGGTAAAGGAGCAGCTCATGGCATCGGAACAGAAACAAGGTCAGAAGCTTTGGAATCGTGCCAAGAGGGTGATTCCAGGGGGCAACATGCTCTTGTCAAAGCGGGCTGAGATGTTTTTGCCTGAGCAGTGGCCGGCTTATTTCAGCCGTGTTAAGGGCTGCCGTGTATGGGATCTTGATGGCCATGAGTTCATCGATATGAGCATTATGGGGATTGGGACCAATCTTCTTGGATATGGTCACCCCGAAATAGATGCTTCTGTTGCGGCCATCTTGGCAGCAGGGAATATGAGCACCCTCAACTGCCCGGAAGAGGTATGGCTGGCCGAACGTTTGGTGTCACTGCATCCTTGGGCTGATATGGCACGCTTCGCCCGTAGTGGTGGCGAGGCGAATGCCATCGCTATACGAATTGCCCGTGCTGCCACAGGCCGAGACACAGTGGCTATTTGTGGTTATCACGGTTGGCATGATTGGTATCTAGCGACCAACTTGCAGAACGATTCCGGTTTGGCAGAGCATCTGCTTCCTGGTTTGGAACCTAACGGTGTGCCGCGTGGTCTCGCTGGAACAGTTCAGCCCTTCAGTTTCAATCGTCTGGATCAGCTGGAGAGCATTGCTTCAGCCCATGAGTTGGCGGCCGTGAAAATGGAGGTCCAGCGCAATAGCCCTCCAGATCCTGGCTTTCTCGAGGGTGTGCGTGAGCTTTGCACACGCCGCGGCATTGTCTTGATTTTTGATGAATGTACGTCTGGATTTCGGGAAACCTTTGGTGGATTGCATCTCAAATATGGTGTCGAGCCCGATATGGCTATGTTTGGTAAAGCCCTTGGTAATGGCTATGCCATAACTGCCACCATCGGACGGCGTGCAGTGATGGAAGCTGCCCAGAGCACGTTTATCAGCAGTACCTTTTGGACTGAGCGGATTGGTCCTACTGCAGCTCTGAAAACCCTTGAGGTCATGGAGCGTGAGCACAGCTGGGAGCAAGTCACGTCTATAGGCCTGCAGCTTCGTAAACGTTGGCAAGAGCTTGCTGATTGTCATCGTCTAAAGATCATTCATAACGGTCTGCCAGCCCTTACAGGATTCGACTTCGTTAGTCCTCAGGCATTGGCTTACAAGACACTGCTCACCCAAGAGATGCTTAAGAGGGGTTACCTAGCTTCAACGAGTTGCTACACCTGTTTGGCCCACACTTCTGATGTGTTGGAGCCGTATTTTGATGCACTTGATCAGGTTTTTGCTTTGATAGCTCAGTGTGAGAGAGGTCGTTCGGTAGAACTGCTTTTGGAAGGTCCTGTTTGCCATGGTGGTTTCAAACGCCTTAATTGAGAGTGTTTGTTGACTTATGGCTATGGAAGCAATGAATCAGGTCCTGGTAGTAGCTGCTCATCCGGATGATGAGGTGCTTGGTTGTGGCGGAACAATTGCTCGTCATGTTGATTCCGGTGATCAAGTTCAAGTTCTTATTGTTGCGGAGGGTTCGACTTCACGTTTGCAAAAGCGTGATCGAGTTCAAGTAGCTGATGAACTCTCAGTTCTTGCAAATGCTGCACAATTGGCCGGATCAATCCTTGGTGTATCAGGTGTCGAACTCCTTGATTTTCCAGATAATCGTCTTGATTCTTTGGATCGCCTTGACCTTATCAAGTGCATTGAGGAACGTATCATTCGTCATCAACCAGAGTGTATTTATGTCCATCACTCTGGTGACGTGAATGTCGACCACCGCCGACTTCATGAAGCGGTAGTTACTGCATGCCGGCCTATGCCAGGAAATGTAGTAAGGCGTCTTCTAAGTTTTGAAGTAGCCAGTAGTACGGAATGGCAGCCACCGGGTTCTTCGCCACCATTTCAGCCCAATTGGTTTGTAGATATTTCTGAGCAGCTCTCGCGAAAGAAGCAGGCTCTAGAGGTATATAGCAGTGAAATGAAACCTTGGCCTCATGCACGTTCGATTGAGGCCCTCGAGCATTTGGCCCGATGGCGTGGTGCTCAAGTTGGGCTAGAAGCCGCCGAAGCGTTTTGCCTTCTGAGGTCAATTGTATGAGTCGTTTTATATTTCGTTGTGACTCCTCGAATCTCATCGGAAGTGGACATATTGTTCGATGCCGAAACATTGCCCGCGAACTTGTAAAATCAGGAGCAGAAGTAATCTTTATATGTAGACCACAGTCTGGCGATTTAATCAGGAGCCTAGATGAAGAATTTAATGTCTTATCTCTGCCACAAATATTGCCAAACTATAATTTAAACGACCAATCTTTACATCTCTCTTGGCTTGGTTGTACTCAAATTGAGGACGCTACTGACTGTATAAATGCATTGCTCTCTCAAGATATTGATACCGCGAATTGGTTGGTTGTTGATCATTATTCTCTGGACTCGCAATGGGAAAATATTATGCTTGGATATTTTTCTAGTAAAAGCAACTGTAAATTGCTTGTGATAGATGACCTGGCGAATCGTCCGCACGAAGCAGATTTATTGATTGATCAAAATTTTTTCGGAAGTAAGACGCAGCAACGATATAAAAATCTAGTATCTACAAAATGCAAGCTATTATTAGGACCAAGCTATGCCCTAATAGGACCTGAATACTCGCAGCTTCATTCTTTAGTGCCATTACGAATGAGTATGAATAGAATCCTTATTTTTTTTGGTGGTTCAGATATAAATAATGGAACTTTAAAGGCCGTCAAGGCGCTTTTGTCTAAAGAATTTAGTCATATTTTTGTTGATATTGTTTTGGGATTTAAGTGCAGCTCTCTTGAGGAAATTAATTCATTAATTAAGGATAAAATGAATTTTACTCTTCACACTGCGTTGCCAAGTCTAATTGGACTTATTGCAAGGGCAGACTTGGCAATAGGAACTGGTGGTATAACGACTTGGGAAAAAGCATGCCTTGACTTACCAAGTATCGTTATATCTGATGGTGAAAATCAAATTGGTTATAACAAGTACCTTCACAATCATCGATATACTTACTATTTAGGTGATATTGATCAAGTAAATCCTGATCAGATCAGACAAGCACTCAATTATGTTAGTTCACCACACTTTTTCCAGCCTGGTTCACAGTTGGTTGACGGATTAGGCGTTTTTAGAGTGATTCATGCATTACATGATCAACTATCCACGCATGGATGCAGAGTGCAATCTGCTAATAACAAATATTTCACAAAAGAATTTTTAAATAGCTATAAAAATCATATAAATTTAAACTGCAAATGTGAATCGTTTAAGCCATTAAGCTATGATTCATCGCACAATTATTGCGTATCTGATTTATCCAACTTACCACTATTTGTAATGAGGTTTTTAAATACAAGTTTATCCAATGCTTTGAATTTAGTTGTTCGTGAAGAGCCTCATTATTCGTTTAATTGTGATAATAACTTTTCGCAATCATTGCTTGTTCAAGGTATATTCAGTGAGCACATTCGTAATAATCACAAATTATCTAGTAAATATATCTACCATTGTTTGCAATCACCTACCCAGATTTTAAAATCTGGCCAATTACCTCCTTCCTGTAT from the Synechococcus sp. KORDI-100 genome contains:
- a CDS encoding aminotransferase class III-fold pyridoxal phosphate-dependent enzyme, which gives rise to MTTLGIVQARTSSSRLPSKVLLPIGNKPMVVYQMDRLKRSTCLDRLVLATSDDSSDDLLANVVSSAGFTVFRGDLNDVLGRFRACAAEENATTVVRLTGDCPLSDPALIDELVEAFLNGEWDYLANCANDRQLSVPDGFDVEVFKAELLERACREASRPSEREHVTPWFCTDIAGLRWGHFRHQPIRPYYRVTVDDSNDLDVVRQIVAALEPQNPTFGVDDVVSHLQLHPELAARNLATVRNEGYLRSLAEDAVKEQLMASEQKQGQKLWNRAKRVIPGGNMLLSKRAEMFLPEQWPAYFSRVKGCRVWDLDGHEFIDMSIMGIGTNLLGYGHPEIDASVAAILAAGNMSTLNCPEEVWLAERLVSLHPWADMARFARSGGEANAIAIRIARAATGRDTVAICGYHGWHDWYLATNLQNDSGLAEHLLPGLEPNGVPRGLAGTVQPFSFNRLDQLESIASAHELAAVKMEVQRNSPPDPGFLEGVRELCTRRGIVLIFDECTSGFRETFGGLHLKYGVEPDMAMFGKALGNGYAITATIGRRAVMEAAQSTFISSTFWTERIGPTAALKTLEVMEREHSWEQVTSIGLQLRKRWQELADCHRLKIIHNGLPALTGFDFVSPQALAYKTLLTQEMLKRGYLASTSCYTCLAHTSDVLEPYFDALDQVFALIAQCERGRSVELLLEGPVCHGGFKRLN
- a CDS encoding PIG-L deacetylase family protein, translated to MNQVLVVAAHPDDEVLGCGGTIARHVDSGDQVQVLIVAEGSTSRLQKRDRVQVADELSVLANAAQLAGSILGVSGVELLDFPDNRLDSLDRLDLIKCIEERIIRHQPECIYVHHSGDVNVDHRRLHEAVVTACRPMPGNVVRRLLSFEVASSTEWQPPGSSPPFQPNWFVDISEQLSRKKQALEVYSSEMKPWPHARSIEALEHLARWRGAQVGLEAAEAFCLLRSIV
- the pseG gene encoding UDP-2,4-diacetamido-2,4,6-trideoxy-beta-L-altropyranose hydrolase; its protein translation is MSRFIFRCDSSNLIGSGHIVRCRNIARELVKSGAEVIFICRPQSGDLIRSLDEEFNVLSLPQILPNYNLNDQSLHLSWLGCTQIEDATDCINALLSQDIDTANWLVVDHYSLDSQWENIMLGYFSSKSNCKLLVIDDLANRPHEADLLIDQNFFGSKTQQRYKNLVSTKCKLLLGPSYALIGPEYSQLHSLVPLRMSMNRILIFFGGSDINNGTLKAVKALLSKEFSHIFVDIVLGFKCSSLEEINSLIKDKMNFTLHTALPSLIGLIARADLAIGTGGITTWEKACLDLPSIVISDGENQIGYNKYLHNHRYTYYLGDIDQVNPDQIRQALNYVSSPHFFQPGSQLVDGLGVFRVIHALHDQLSTHGCRVQSANNKYFTKEFLNSYKNHINLNCKCESFKPLSYDSSHNYCVSDLSNLPLFVMRFLNTSLSNALNLVVREEPHYSFNCDNNFSQSLLVQGIFSEHIRNNHKLSSKYIYHCLQSPTQILKSGQLPPSCISILTDQSSWINNYLPKLIFSLWERNHAVRLIHSVDQLCEGDVCFVLSFSSIIKSQFLSLHRFNLVVHESDLPQGKGWSPMSWQILEGNNSIPICLIEASHNVDSGSIYLKDQINLEGHELSSEWRKMQAAKTIELCLRWCDNNNDCIINSKPQYGNSTFYKKRKPDDSMLDVNYTISDQFDLLRIVDNEHYPAYFQHRGQKYKIKIEEC